Proteins encoded together in one Mycobacterium simiae window:
- a CDS encoding helix-turn-helix domain-containing protein — MPPEETLSAKVSTAASDMASDIGSFIRSQRELAQVSVRQLAELAGVSNPYLSQVERGLRKPSADVLSQIAKALRVSAEVLYVRAGILEPSDKSQVRDAIITDTAITERQKQILLDIYASFAQQNEATHEEFPPESDSQE; from the coding sequence ATGCCGCCGGAGGAGACTCTCTCCGCGAAGGTGTCCACTGCGGCCTCCGACATGGCCTCCGACATCGGCAGTTTCATCCGCAGCCAGCGTGAACTCGCCCAGGTGTCGGTGCGGCAACTCGCCGAACTTGCCGGCGTCAGCAACCCCTACCTGAGCCAGGTCGAGCGCGGACTCCGCAAACCGTCCGCAGACGTGCTCAGCCAGATCGCGAAAGCGTTGCGGGTCTCCGCGGAGGTCCTCTATGTGCGGGCCGGAATCCTCGAGCCCAGCGACAAGAGCCAAGTGCGCGACGCCATCATTACCGACACCGCGATCACCGAGCGGCAAAAGCAGATCCTGCTCGATATCTACGCATCCTTTGCCCAGCAAAACGAAGCCACCCACGAGGAGTTTCCCCCCGAATCCGACAGCCAAGAGTGA
- a CDS encoding DUF445 domain-containing protein, translated as MVAHRPSSRADAPSPAAGRAQPAPPPAPRTSFAESFAGADPEADAQRRVALRRMKLVALSFLIGATGVFLACRWAQAHGGVGAWVGYVGAAAEAGMVGALADWFAVTALFKHPLGIPIPHTAIIRRKKDQLGEGLGTFVRENFLSPEVVETKLRDAQVPGRLGKWLSDTSHAERVAGETATVLRVLVELLRDEDVQQVIDRMIVRRIAEPQWGPPAGRVLATLLAENRQEALIQLLADRAFQWSLNAGEIIQRVVERDSPTWSPRFVDHLVGDRIHRELMDFTDKVRRNPDHELRRSATRFLFEFADDLQHDPDTIARADAIKEQLMARDEIAHAAATAWKTLKRLVLEGVDDPSSALRTRIADAVVRIGESLRDDAELRDKVDNWIVRAAQHLVSQYGVEITAIITDTIERWDAEEASRRIELHVGRDLQFIRINGTVVGSLAGLVIYTVAQLFF; from the coding sequence GTGGTGGCACATAGACCCTCGTCGAGAGCCGACGCACCGAGCCCTGCCGCGGGTCGGGCGCAGCCGGCCCCGCCACCGGCCCCGCGGACGTCGTTCGCGGAGTCGTTCGCTGGCGCCGATCCGGAGGCGGACGCGCAGCGGCGGGTAGCGCTGCGCCGCATGAAGTTGGTCGCGCTGAGCTTCCTGATCGGCGCCACCGGCGTGTTCCTCGCGTGCCGCTGGGCGCAGGCGCACGGCGGCGTCGGCGCCTGGGTCGGTTACGTCGGCGCGGCCGCGGAAGCGGGGATGGTCGGCGCGCTGGCCGACTGGTTCGCGGTGACGGCGCTGTTCAAGCATCCGTTGGGGATACCGATCCCGCACACCGCGATCATCCGGCGCAAGAAAGACCAGCTCGGCGAGGGGCTGGGCACGTTCGTGCGGGAGAACTTCCTGTCCCCGGAGGTGGTGGAGACCAAGCTGCGCGACGCTCAGGTGCCCGGCCGGCTCGGCAAGTGGTTGTCGGACACCTCCCACGCCGAGCGGGTCGCCGGCGAAACCGCCACCGTGCTCCGCGTGCTCGTCGAATTGCTGCGGGACGAAGATGTCCAGCAGGTGATCGACCGGATGATCGTGCGCCGCATCGCCGAGCCGCAGTGGGGCCCGCCGGCGGGCCGGGTGCTGGCGACGCTGCTCGCCGAGAACCGTCAGGAGGCGCTCATCCAACTACTCGCCGACCGCGCCTTCCAGTGGTCGCTGAACGCGGGCGAAATCATTCAACGGGTGGTGGAACGCGACTCACCGACGTGGTCGCCGCGCTTCGTCGACCACCTTGTCGGGGATCGCATCCATCGCGAACTGATGGACTTCACCGACAAGGTGCGCCGCAACCCCGACCACGAACTGCGCCGTTCGGCAACCCGCTTTCTGTTCGAATTCGCCGACGATCTGCAACACGACCCGGACACCATCGCGCGTGCTGACGCGATCAAAGAGCAGCTGATGGCGCGCGACGAGATCGCCCATGCCGCCGCGACGGCGTGGAAGACGCTGAAGCGGTTGGTGCTCGAGGGCGTCGACGATCCGTCCTCGGCGCTGCGTACTCGCATCGCGGACGCCGTCGTTCGCATCGGTGAGTCGTTACGCGACGACGCCGAGCTTCGCGACAAGGTCGACAACTGGATCGTGCGGGCCGCTCAGCACCTGGTTTCGCAGTATGGCGTCGAGATCACGGCGATCATCACCGACACCATCGAGCGGTGGGACGCCGAGGAGGCAAGCCGCCGCATCGAACTGCATGTGGGCCGCGACCTACAGTTCATTCGCATCAACGGCACCGTGGTGGGCTCGCTGGCCGGGTTGGTGATTTACACGGTCGCGCAGCTCTTTTTCTAG
- a CDS encoding TetR/AcrR family transcriptional regulator — MAEQIPAVIVKTDGRKRRWHQHKVERRNELVDGTIDAIRRHGRYLSMDEIAAEIGVSKTVLYRYFVDKNDLTTAVMMRFAQTTLIPNMAAALTSNLDGIDLTREVIRVYVDTVANEPEPYRFVMANSSASKSKVIADSERIIARMIAVMMRRRMVQAGMDTGGAEPWSYLIVGGVQLATHSWMSNPRMTRDELIDYLTMLSWNALCGIVEVGGSLEKFRAEPHPSPIVPPRDS; from the coding sequence GTGGCAGAGCAAATCCCGGCAGTAATCGTCAAGACGGACGGTCGTAAGAGGCGTTGGCACCAACACAAGGTGGAGCGTCGCAACGAGCTGGTTGATGGAACGATCGACGCGATTCGCAGACACGGCCGCTACTTGAGCATGGATGAGATCGCCGCGGAGATCGGCGTTTCCAAAACGGTTTTGTACCGATATTTCGTCGACAAAAATGACTTGACGACGGCCGTGATGATGCGGTTTGCCCAGACCACGCTGATTCCGAACATGGCCGCGGCATTGACGTCGAACCTCGACGGAATCGACCTGACCCGTGAAGTCATCCGCGTCTACGTCGACACCGTGGCCAACGAGCCGGAGCCGTATCGGTTCGTGATGGCGAACAGCTCGGCCAGCAAGAGCAAGGTGATCGCCGACTCCGAGCGGATCATCGCCCGGATGATCGCGGTGATGATGCGCCGGCGCATGGTGCAGGCCGGGATGGACACCGGCGGCGCCGAGCCGTGGTCTTACCTGATCGTCGGCGGTGTGCAATTGGCCACTCACTCGTGGATGTCCAACCCGCGCATGACCCGAGACGAACTGATCGACTACCTCACCATGCTCAGCTGGAACGCGTTGTGCGGAATCGTCGAGGTAGGCGGATCCTTGGAGAAATTCCGCGCCGAGCCGCACCCGTCGCCGATCGTGCCGCCGCGAGACTCGTAG
- the pcaA gene encoding cyclopropane mycolic acid synthase PcaA, which yields MAVQLTPHFGNVQAHYDLSDDFFRLFLDPSQTYSCAYFERDDMTLEEAQLAKIDLSLSKLRLEPGMTLLDIGCGWGATLRRAIEKYDVNVVGLTLSENQAEHVQKSFDQLDTDRTRRVLLEGWEKFDEPVDRIVSIGAFEHFGRARWARFFEMAYSVLPADGVMMLHTIVRPSFKEARAKGLPLTHEVVHFTQFILAEIFPGGWLPTPALVEEHASDAGFKLTRIQSLQLHYARTLDMWAAALEANRDTAVAIQSEKVYDRYMKYLTGCAKLFRQGYTDVDQFTLEK from the coding sequence ATGGCCGTGCAGCTCACGCCCCACTTCGGCAACGTGCAAGCGCACTACGACCTGTCGGACGACTTCTTCCGGCTCTTTCTGGACCCCTCACAGACCTACAGCTGCGCATACTTCGAGCGTGATGACATGACACTCGAAGAGGCTCAGCTCGCCAAGATCGATCTGTCATTGTCCAAGCTGCGGCTCGAGCCTGGGATGACGCTCCTCGACATCGGCTGCGGCTGGGGCGCCACCCTGCGCCGCGCCATCGAGAAGTACGACGTCAATGTCGTCGGGCTGACCCTGTCCGAGAACCAGGCCGAACACGTGCAGAAGTCGTTCGACCAACTGGACACCGACCGCACCCGCCGAGTGCTGTTGGAGGGCTGGGAGAAGTTCGACGAGCCGGTCGACCGGATCGTGTCAATCGGTGCTTTCGAGCACTTCGGCCGGGCCCGGTGGGCACGCTTTTTCGAGATGGCGTACTCGGTACTGCCGGCCGACGGCGTGATGATGCTGCACACCATCGTGCGTCCGTCGTTCAAGGAGGCCCGGGCCAAGGGTCTACCGTTGACGCACGAAGTCGTTCATTTCACCCAATTCATCCTGGCCGAGATTTTCCCGGGCGGCTGGCTGCCCACTCCCGCATTGGTCGAAGAGCACGCTTCCGACGCCGGATTTAAGCTCACCCGGATTCAGTCGCTGCAGCTGCACTACGCCCGAACCTTGGACATGTGGGCGGCCGCGCTGGAAGCGAACCGGGACACGGCCGTCGCGATCCAATCCGAGAAGGTCTACGACCGCTACATGAAGTACCTGACCGGCTGCGCAAAGCTATTCCGCCAGGGGTACACCGACGTCGACCAGTTCACGCTGGAAAAGTAA
- a CDS encoding cyclopropane mycolic acid synthase family methyltransferase, with the protein MAQLRPYYEESQSIYDVSDEFFALFLDPTMGYTCAYFERDDMTLEEAQNAKFDLALGKLNLEPGMTLLDIGCGWGGALVRAVEKFDVNVIGITLSRNQFEYSKKRLSTIPTDRTVEVRLQGWEEFEDRVDRIVTIGAFEAFKMERYAAFFDRMYNVLPDDGRMLLHTILTYTQQQQLERGVSITMSDVRFMRFIGTEIFPGGQLPAQEDIFKFGEAAGFSIERVQLLQEHYARTLNIWAANLEANKEKAIAIQSKEVYDRYMHYLTGCEKFFIKGISNVGQFTLVK; encoded by the coding sequence ATGGCGCAGTTAAGACCGTATTACGAAGAATCGCAATCGATTTACGACGTTTCCGACGAATTTTTCGCTCTATTTCTAGACCCGACAATGGGCTACACGTGCGCGTATTTCGAACGCGACGACATGACGCTGGAAGAGGCGCAGAACGCCAAGTTCGACTTGGCCCTGGGCAAGCTCAACCTCGAACCGGGGATGACGCTGCTCGACATCGGGTGCGGCTGGGGCGGCGCGCTAGTGCGCGCGGTGGAGAAGTTCGACGTCAACGTCATCGGAATCACGTTGAGCCGCAACCAGTTCGAGTACAGCAAGAAAAGGTTGTCCACCATCCCGACCGACCGCACCGTGGAGGTGCGGCTGCAGGGCTGGGAGGAATTCGAGGATCGAGTCGACCGTATCGTCACCATCGGGGCGTTCGAAGCGTTCAAGATGGAGCGCTACGCTGCCTTCTTCGACCGGATGTACAACGTCCTGCCCGACGATGGTCGCATGCTGCTGCACACGATTCTGACGTACACCCAGCAGCAGCAGCTCGAGCGGGGCGTGAGCATCACGATGAGCGACGTGCGCTTTATGCGGTTCATCGGCACCGAGATCTTCCCTGGTGGCCAATTGCCCGCGCAGGAGGACATTTTCAAGTTCGGCGAGGCAGCCGGATTTTCGATCGAACGAGTTCAGTTACTGCAAGAGCATTACGCGCGGACGCTGAACATCTGGGCCGCCAATCTCGAGGCCAACAAAGAAAAGGCCATCGCCATCCAATCCAAAGAGGTTTACGACCGTTATATGCACTATTTGACGGGATGCGAGAAGTTCTTCATCAAGGGCATCAGTAATGTGGGGCAATTCACCCTGGTGAAATGA
- a CDS encoding 3-hydroxybutyryl-CoA dehydrogenase, translating to MGSGIAEVSVRAGVAVTVYETTDALVAAGRNRIVKSLERGVSAGKVTERERDRALSQLTFTTDLTDLADRQLVVEAIVEDEAVKATVFAKLDEMITDPDAVLASNTSSIPIMKLAAATKNPQRVLGLHFFNPVPVLPLVELVSTLVTDEAAAARTEEFASGVLGKRVVRCSDRSGFVVNALLVPYLLSAIRMVESGFATVEDVDKAVVAGLSHPMGPLRLSDLVGLDTLKLIADKMYEEFKEPHYGPPPLLLRMVEAGILGKKSGRGFYTY from the coding sequence ATGGGATCCGGGATCGCCGAAGTCTCCGTCCGCGCCGGCGTCGCCGTCACCGTGTACGAGACCACCGACGCCCTCGTCGCCGCGGGGCGAAACCGCATTGTGAAGTCGCTGGAGCGAGGCGTAAGCGCGGGCAAGGTGACCGAGCGCGAGCGGGACCGTGCGCTCAGCCAGCTCACCTTCACCACCGACCTGACAGACCTTGCCGACCGGCAGCTCGTCGTCGAGGCGATCGTCGAGGACGAGGCCGTCAAGGCCACGGTCTTTGCCAAGCTCGACGAGATGATCACCGATCCGGATGCGGTGCTGGCGTCGAATACCTCCAGCATCCCGATCATGAAGCTCGCCGCGGCCACCAAGAATCCGCAGCGGGTGCTGGGCCTGCACTTCTTCAACCCCGTCCCGGTGCTGCCGCTGGTAGAACTGGTCAGCACGCTGGTCACCGACGAGGCAGCCGCGGCGCGCACCGAGGAGTTTGCCAGCGGTGTGCTCGGCAAGCGGGTGGTGCGCTGTTCGGACCGATCCGGGTTCGTCGTCAACGCCCTGCTGGTGCCCTACCTGCTGTCGGCGATCCGGATGGTGGAGTCCGGGTTCGCCACCGTCGAGGACGTGGATAAGGCGGTCGTCGCCGGGCTGTCGCACCCGATGGGGCCGCTGCGGCTATCCGACCTGGTTGGGCTGGACACCCTCAAGCTAATCGCCGACAAGATGTACGAGGAATTCAAGGAGCCGCACTACGGTCCGCCGCCGCTGCTGTTGCGGATGGTCGAGGCCGGCATACTGGGCAAGAAATCCGGCCGGGGCTTCTACACCTACTGA
- the aceA gene encoding isocitrate lyase yields MSDVGTPRSAEQIQHDWDTNPRWKAISRTYTAEDVVALQGSVVEESTLARRGAEVLWKQLHELEFVNALGALTGNQAVQQVRAGLKAIYLSGWQVAGDANLAGHTYPDQSLYPANSVPQVVRRINNALLRADQIAKVEGDTSVENWLAPIVADGEAGFGGALNVYELQKAMIAAGIAGSHWEDQLASEKKCGHLGGKVLIPTSQHIRTLTSARLASDVADVPTVVISRTDAEAATLITSDVDERDQPFITGERTKEGFYRVRNGLEPSIARAKAYAPYSDLIWMETGTPDLELAAKFAEGVKAEFPDQMLAYNCSPSFNWKKHLDDATIAKFQKELAAMGYKFQFITLAGFHALNYAMFDLAYGYARNQMSAYVELQEREFDAEERGYTATKHQREVGAGYFDRIATTVDPTSSTTALAGSTEEGQFH; encoded by the coding sequence ATGTCTGATGTTGGCACCCCGAGAAGCGCCGAGCAGATCCAGCACGACTGGGACACCAACCCGCGCTGGAAGGCGATCAGCCGTACCTACACCGCCGAGGACGTGGTGGCCCTGCAGGGCAGCGTCGTCGAGGAGAGCACGCTGGCCCGGCGTGGCGCGGAGGTCCTCTGGAAGCAGCTGCACGAGCTCGAGTTCGTCAACGCGCTGGGCGCGCTGACCGGCAACCAGGCCGTGCAGCAGGTCCGCGCCGGCCTGAAGGCCATCTACCTGTCGGGTTGGCAGGTCGCCGGCGACGCCAACCTGGCCGGCCACACCTACCCCGACCAGAGCCTGTACCCGGCCAACTCGGTGCCGCAGGTGGTGCGCCGGATCAACAACGCGCTGCTGCGTGCCGACCAGATCGCCAAGGTCGAGGGCGACACCTCGGTGGAGAACTGGCTGGCCCCGATTGTCGCCGACGGCGAGGCCGGCTTCGGTGGCGCGCTCAACGTCTATGAGCTGCAGAAGGCGATGATCGCCGCGGGTATCGCCGGTTCGCACTGGGAGGACCAGCTGGCCTCGGAGAAGAAGTGCGGCCACCTGGGCGGCAAGGTGTTGATCCCGACCAGCCAGCACATCCGGACCCTGACCTCGGCGCGCCTGGCCTCCGACGTCGCCGACGTGCCGACCGTGGTCATCTCCCGCACCGACGCCGAGGCGGCGACCCTGATCACGTCCGATGTCGACGAGCGCGACCAGCCGTTCATCACCGGCGAGCGGACCAAGGAGGGCTTCTACCGTGTCCGCAACGGCCTGGAGCCCTCCATCGCGCGTGCCAAGGCCTACGCGCCGTACTCCGACCTGATCTGGATGGAGACCGGCACCCCGGACCTCGAGCTCGCGGCCAAGTTCGCCGAAGGCGTCAAGGCCGAGTTCCCGGACCAGATGCTGGCCTACAACTGCTCGCCGTCGTTCAACTGGAAGAAGCACCTGGACGACGCGACCATCGCGAAGTTCCAGAAGGAGCTGGCCGCGATGGGCTACAAGTTCCAGTTCATCACGCTGGCCGGCTTCCACGCCCTCAACTACGCGATGTTCGATCTGGCCTACGGCTACGCCCGCAACCAGATGAGCGCCTACGTGGAGCTGCAGGAGCGCGAGTTCGACGCCGAGGAGCGCGGCTACACCGCGACCAAGCACCAGCGCGAGGTCGGTGCCGGTTACTTCGACCGCATCGCCACCACGGTCGACCCCACCTCGTCGACGACCGCGCTGGCCGGCTCCACCGAAGAGGGCCAGTTCCACTGA
- a CDS encoding acyl-[acyl-carrier-protein] thioesterase, giving the protein MSLDKSMMPVPDGHPDVFDREWPLRVGDIDRTGRLRLDAACRHIQDIGQDQLREMGFEETHPLWIVRRTMLDLLQPIEFQDMLRCRRWCSGTSNRWCEMRVRIDGRKGGLIESEAFWININRETQMPSRISDDFLAGLHKTTSVDRLRWQGYLKPGGRDLRTGAAEIHEFPVRVTDIDLFDHMNNSVYWSVIEDYLASHLALMARPLRITIEHEAPVALGDKLEIISHIHPAGTTDQFGPGLVDRPVTTLTYAVGDETKAVAALFNL; this is encoded by the coding sequence GTGAGCCTGGACAAATCAATGATGCCGGTGCCCGACGGCCACCCCGACGTGTTCGACCGCGAATGGCCGCTGCGCGTCGGCGACATCGACCGCACCGGCCGGCTGCGGCTGGATGCCGCATGCCGGCACATCCAGGACATCGGCCAGGATCAGCTGCGCGAGATGGGCTTCGAGGAAACCCACCCACTGTGGATCGTCCGGCGGACCATGCTCGATTTGCTACAGCCCATCGAGTTCCAGGACATGCTGCGGTGTCGACGGTGGTGTTCGGGCACCTCGAATCGGTGGTGCGAGATGCGGGTGCGCATCGATGGGCGCAAGGGCGGGCTGATCGAGTCGGAGGCCTTCTGGATCAACATCAACCGGGAAACCCAGATGCCGTCGCGCATCTCCGACGACTTCCTCGCCGGGCTGCACAAGACGACGTCGGTGGACCGGCTGCGGTGGCAGGGCTATCTCAAGCCGGGCGGCCGCGACCTGCGAACCGGAGCCGCGGAGATCCACGAGTTCCCGGTCCGGGTGACCGATATCGACCTGTTCGACCACATGAACAACTCGGTGTACTGGAGTGTCATCGAGGACTATCTGGCGTCGCATCTCGCGCTGATGGCCCGGCCGCTGCGCATCACGATCGAGCACGAGGCGCCGGTGGCGCTGGGCGACAAGCTGGAGATCATCTCGCATATCCATCCCGCCGGAACGACCGACCAATTCGGGCCCGGGCTCGTCGATCGGCCTGTTACAACGCTCACATATGCGGTCGGTGACGAGACCAAAGCGGTCGCCGCGCTCTTCAACCTCTAA
- the ramB gene encoding acetate metabolism transcriptional regulator RamB, whose translation MSKTYVGSRVRQLRNERGLSQAALAQMLEISPSYLNQIEHDVRPLTVAVLLRITELFGVDATFFASQDDTRLVAELREVTMDRDLGINVDPSEVADMVNAHPGLARAVVNLHRRYRLTTAQLAAATEERYSDGSGSGSITMPHEEVRDYFYERQNYLHELDTAAEDLTVHTRLNQGDLARELTRRLTEVHGVHINRRVDLGDTVLHRYDAKTKTLEISNHLSLGQQVFKMAAELAYLEFGDLIDTMVADGKFTSPESHTLARLGLANYFAAAAVLPYGQFHDVAENFRYDVERLSAFYSVSYETIAHRLSTMQRPSMRGVPFSFVRVDRAGNMSKRQSATGFHFSSSGGTCPLWNVYETFANPGKISVQIAQMPDGRNYLWVARTVERRAARYGQPGKTFAIGLGCELRHAHRLVYSEGLDLSGNHLAATPIGAGCRVCERDNCPQRAFPALGRALDLDEHRSTVSPYLVKQP comes from the coding sequence ATGTCGAAAACGTACGTTGGGTCACGGGTTCGCCAACTGCGCAACGAGCGCGGGCTCTCCCAGGCCGCCCTGGCCCAAATGCTGGAGATCTCGCCGAGCTACCTCAACCAGATCGAACACGACGTGCGGCCGCTGACGGTGGCTGTGCTGCTGCGCATCACCGAACTGTTCGGCGTGGATGCGACGTTTTTCGCCTCCCAGGACGACACTCGGCTGGTCGCCGAGTTGCGGGAGGTGACGATGGATCGCGACTTGGGCATCAACGTCGATCCATCCGAGGTCGCCGACATGGTCAACGCCCATCCCGGACTGGCCCGCGCGGTGGTCAACCTGCACCGGCGCTACCGGCTCACCACAGCCCAGCTGGCCGCGGCCACCGAGGAGCGCTATTCCGACGGCAGCGGTAGCGGCTCGATCACCATGCCGCACGAAGAGGTCCGCGACTACTTCTATGAGCGGCAGAACTACCTGCACGAGCTGGACACCGCGGCCGAGGACCTCACTGTCCACACTCGGCTCAACCAGGGCGACCTGGCCCGCGAGCTGACCCGCCGTCTCACCGAGGTGCACGGCGTGCACATCAATCGGCGGGTCGATCTCGGTGACACCGTGCTGCACCGTTACGACGCGAAGACCAAGACGCTGGAGATCAGCAACCACCTTTCGTTGGGTCAGCAGGTGTTCAAGATGGCCGCCGAATTGGCCTACCTCGAGTTCGGCGACCTGATCGACACCATGGTCGCGGACGGCAAGTTCACCAGTCCCGAGTCGCACACGTTGGCGCGGTTGGGTCTGGCGAACTACTTCGCCGCGGCCGCAGTGCTGCCCTACGGTCAGTTCCACGACGTCGCCGAGAACTTCCGGTACGACGTCGAACGGCTCTCGGCGTTCTATTCGGTGAGCTACGAGACCATCGCGCACCGGCTTTCGACGATGCAGCGGCCCTCGATGCGAGGGGTGCCGTTCTCCTTCGTTCGGGTGGATCGGGCTGGCAACATGTCAAAACGCCAGTCCGCCACCGGTTTTCACTTCTCCTCGAGCGGCGGGACCTGCCCGTTATGGAATGTGTACGAGACCTTCGCCAACCCCGGCAAGATCTCGGTGCAGATTGCCCAGATGCCCGACGGCCGCAACTACCTGTGGGTGGCGCGTACCGTCGAACGCCGCGCCGCCCGGTATGGTCAGCCGGGTAAAACCTTCGCGATCGGGCTGGGCTGCGAACTGCGGCACGCGCACCGGCTCGTCTACTCGGAAGGACTCGATTTGTCCGGCAACCACCTTGCGGCCACCCCCATCGGCGCGGGTTGCCGTGTCTGCGAACGCGATAACTGTCCGCAGCGGGCCTTCCCGGCGCTCGGTCGCGCACTCGATCTCGACGAACACCGCAGCACGGTGTCGCCGTACCTGGTGAAGCAGCCGTGA
- a CDS encoding carboxymuconolactone decarboxylase family protein → MSEHAGQVARIPSSTKLRRLGPVNWVLAKLAARTVSAPEMHLFTTLGQRQGLFWAWSLYGGRLLRGRLPRVDTELVILRVAHLRGSEYELQHHRRMGRQFGLDAQVQEAIFAWPDAPAGDGPRVILSARQQALLNATDELINNRSISDATWQQLAMHLDRRRLIEFCLLATQYDGLAATISALNIELDNPR, encoded by the coding sequence GTGAGCGAGCATGCGGGCCAGGTCGCCCGCATTCCGTCGTCCACCAAGTTGCGCCGGCTGGGGCCGGTCAACTGGGTGTTGGCGAAGCTGGCCGCCCGCACCGTCTCCGCGCCGGAGATGCATCTGTTCACCACGCTCGGTCAACGCCAAGGCCTGTTCTGGGCGTGGTCGCTGTACGGGGGGCGGCTGCTGCGCGGCCGGCTGCCGCGGGTCGACACCGAATTGGTGATCTTGCGCGTCGCGCACTTGCGCGGGAGCGAATACGAACTGCAGCACCATCGGCGGATGGGCCGCCAGTTCGGTCTGGACGCGCAGGTGCAGGAGGCGATCTTCGCCTGGCCCGACGCTCCCGCCGGTGACGGCCCCCGCGTGATCCTGAGCGCGCGTCAGCAGGCGCTGCTCAACGCGACCGACGAACTGATCAACAATCGCTCCATCAGCGACGCCACCTGGCAACAGCTGGCCATGCATCTCGACCGCCGCCGTCTGATCGAATTCTGCTTGCTCGCAACACAATACGACGGACTCGCGGCAACGATCAGCGCGCTGAACATCGAACTGGACAACCCGCGCTAA
- the lpdA gene encoding dihydrolipoyl dehydrogenase has translation MTSHYDVVVLGAGPGGYVAAIRAAQLGLNTAVVEPKYWGGVCLNVGCIPSKALLRNAELVHIFTKDAKTFGMSGEVSFDYGVAFDRSRKVAEGRVAGVHFLMKKNKITEIHGYGRFTDPHTLSVELNDGGTDTVTFDNAIIATGSSTRLVPGTSLSENVVTYEELIMSRELPQSIVIAGCGAIGMEFGYVLKNYGVDVTVVEFLPRALPNEDAEVSKEVEKQFKKLGVKILLGTKVESITDEGSVVRVAVSKDGKSEELKAEKVLQAIGFAPNVEGYGLDKAGVALTDRRAIGITDYMRTNVEHIYAIGDVTGKLQLAHVAEAQGVVAAETIAGAETLALGDYRMLPRATFCQPNVASFGLTEEQAREEGYDVVVAKFPFTANAKAHGVGDPSGFVKLIADAKYGELIGGHLVGHDVSELLPELTLAQKWDLTATELARNVHTHPTMSEALQECFHGLIGHMINF, from the coding sequence GTGACTTCTCACTATGACGTTGTTGTCCTCGGAGCCGGTCCCGGCGGCTATGTCGCAGCCATCCGCGCCGCGCAGCTGGGCCTGAACACCGCAGTCGTCGAACCGAAGTATTGGGGCGGCGTGTGCCTCAACGTCGGCTGCATCCCATCCAAGGCGCTGCTGCGTAACGCCGAACTCGTGCACATCTTCACCAAGGACGCCAAGACCTTCGGCATGAGCGGCGAGGTGTCCTTCGACTATGGGGTGGCCTTCGATCGCAGCCGCAAGGTGGCCGAGGGTCGCGTCGCCGGCGTGCACTTCCTGATGAAGAAGAACAAGATCACCGAGATCCACGGCTACGGACGGTTCACCGACCCGCACACGCTGTCGGTCGAGCTCAATGACGGTGGCACCGACACCGTCACGTTCGACAACGCCATCATCGCCACGGGCAGCAGTACCCGCCTGGTTCCCGGTACCTCGCTGTCGGAAAACGTGGTCACCTACGAAGAACTGATCATGTCCCGCGAATTGCCGCAGTCGATTGTCATCGCCGGCTGCGGGGCGATCGGCATGGAGTTCGGCTACGTGCTGAAGAACTACGGCGTCGACGTCACCGTCGTCGAGTTCTTGCCGCGGGCGCTGCCCAACGAGGACGCCGAGGTCTCCAAAGAGGTCGAGAAACAGTTCAAGAAACTCGGCGTCAAGATCCTCCTCGGAACCAAGGTGGAATCGATCACCGACGAGGGGTCCGTGGTCCGGGTCGCGGTCAGCAAGGACGGTAAGTCCGAGGAACTCAAGGCCGAAAAGGTGTTGCAGGCCATCGGTTTTGCACCCAACGTGGAGGGCTACGGGCTGGACAAGGCCGGTGTCGCGCTCACCGATCGCCGCGCCATCGGGATCACCGATTACATGCGCACCAACGTCGAGCACATCTACGCGATCGGCGACGTCACCGGCAAGCTGCAGCTCGCGCATGTGGCCGAGGCCCAGGGCGTGGTGGCGGCCGAAACCATCGCCGGCGCAGAGACTTTGGCGCTCGGCGACTACCGAATGTTGCCGCGCGCCACCTTCTGCCAGCCGAATGTCGCGAGCTTCGGGCTCACCGAGGAGCAAGCCCGCGAGGAAGGCTACGACGTCGTGGTGGCCAAATTTCCGTTCACCGCCAACGCCAAAGCACACGGAGTGGGCGATCCCAGTGGCTTCGTCAAGCTGATCGCCGACGCCAAGTACGGCGAGTTGATCGGCGGCCACCTGGTCGGCCACGACGTGTCCGAGCTGCTGCCCGAGCTGACGCTGGCGCAGAAGTGGGATCTGACGGCCACCGAGCTGGCCCGCAACGTGCACACCCACCCGACCATGTCCGAGGCGCTGCAGGAATGCTTCCACGGCCTGATCGGCCACATGATCAACTTCTGA